The following are encoded in a window of Amycolatopsis lexingtonensis genomic DNA:
- a CDS encoding VOC family protein: protein MALKRMDNVLIVVEDLDAVIAFFVELGMRLEGKGPLEGRFAERVIGLEDVKQDIAMLRMPDGNGGIELAQFHQPKAVVPEPKIAPSNTLGYRRIMFALDENLDDVLERLRPHGAELVGEIEPYGGIFRLCYVRGPEGIVVGLAEELN, encoded by the coding sequence TTGGCGCTCAAGCGGATGGACAACGTCCTCATCGTCGTCGAAGACCTGGACGCCGTCATCGCGTTCTTCGTCGAGCTCGGCATGCGGCTCGAAGGCAAGGGCCCGCTCGAAGGGCGCTTCGCCGAACGCGTGATCGGCCTCGAGGACGTCAAGCAGGACATCGCCATGCTGCGGATGCCGGACGGCAACGGCGGCATCGAGCTGGCGCAGTTCCACCAGCCCAAGGCCGTCGTCCCCGAGCCGAAGATCGCGCCGTCGAACACGCTGGGCTACCGCCGCATCATGTTCGCGCTCGACGAGAACCTCGACGACGTCCTCGAACGCCTGCGCCCGCACGGCGCCGAGCTCGTGGGCGAGATCGAGCCGTACGGGGGCATCTTCCGGCTGTGCTACGTCCGCGGTCCCGAAGGGATCGTCGTCGGGCTCGCCGAAGAGCTGAACTGA